One window of the Montipora foliosa isolate CH-2021 chromosome 4, ASM3666993v2, whole genome shotgun sequence genome contains the following:
- the LOC138001174 gene encoding uncharacterized protein, translated as MTMRLPLQGKMYATLISVYAPTMTNTEKVKEEFYSDLRETIRRVPADDRLVLVGDFNARVGSDIEKWKEVLGSHGVGKCNASGELVLALCSEYLVITNTLFKHKDTHKKTWMHPRSKHWHLLDYIIVRQRDKSDVLDTRAMRGADCGTDHVMLRSRLRICRRKWHCRTGAKQPRKLNTSPLKDQKKQEELTQEMDENLKDWDSNNSGNDIEEKWATLKDTVYQTASDVLGVPERKHQDWRDEHDEHLKKLLEARNTTRQENLQCNTRSRRKKYSKAQSELQKYTIEMKSNWWDEKAQKLQIAADRKDMKTFFTDLREIYGPKPRGLIQLKAMDGEMVLQEKDKILDRIADHFDQLLNNPGDLSEEAKEALVQRPAVSSLDEPPNFDELMSAIRTTQDGKAPGGDGTPAEVWKFGGVQLTNCLHKLIQVIWDAQKIP; from the coding sequence ATGACTATGAGACTCCCACTACAGGGGAAGATGTATGCCACACTCATCAGCGTATATGCCCCAACAATGACCAACACAGAGAAGGTGAAGGAAGAGTTCTACAGTGATTTACGTGAAACTATCAGGCGTGTACCGGCTGATGACAGGCTGGTACTCGTTGGAGATTTTAATGCCAGAGTTGGTTCGGATATTGAGAAATGGAAAGAAGTGCTAGGCAGTCATGGAGTAGGCAAGTGCAATGCTAGTGGAGAACTTGTACTGGCACTGTGTTCAGAGTACCTTGTGATAACCAACACTCTATTTAAGCACAAGGACACACACAAGAAGACATGGATGCACCCAAGGTCCAAACATTGGCACTTATTAGACTACATCATAGTCAGGCAGAGAGACAAAAGCGATGTATTGGACACCAGAGCAATGAGAGGCGCGGACTGTGGCACTGATCATGTTATGCTGAGATCTAGATTAAGGATTTGCAGACGAAAATGGCACTGCAGGACGGGTGCGAAGCAACCACGGAAGCTAAACACTAGCCCACTGAAAGACCAAAAGAAGCAGGAAGAACTTACACAGGAAATGGATGAAAACTTGAAAGACTGGGACAGCAACAACTCAGGGAATGACATAGAAGAGAAATGGGCAACACTGAAGGATACGGTGTATCAGACTGCGAGTGATGTATTAGGCGTCCCTGAGAGGAAACATCAAGATTGGCGTGATGAGCATGATGAACACCTGAAGAAACTACTAGAAGCGAGGAATACAACTAGGCAGGAAAACCTACAGTGTAACACAAGGTCGAGGAGAAAGAAATACTCAAAGGCTCAGAGTGAGCTTCAGAAGTACACCATAGAGATGAAGTCCAACTGGTGGGATGAAAAAGCGCAGAAACTTCAAATTGCAGCAGACAGGAAGGACATGAAAACATTCTTCACAGATTTGAGAGAAATCTATGGCCCTAAACCAAGAGGACTGATCCAACTAAAGGCTATGGATGGTGAAATGGTTCTTCAGGAGAAAGACAAGATCCTGGACAGAATTGCAGACCACTTTGACCAACTACTAAACAACCCTGGAGATCTCTCTGAAGAGGCTAAAGAAGCTCTAGTGCAGCGACCAGCTGTATCAAGTCTGGATGAACCACCAAATTTTGATGAACTAATGTCAGCTATCAGGACAACACAGGATGGTAAAGCTCCAGGTGGGGATGGAACTCCAGCAGAAGTGTGGAAATTTGGTGGTGTTCAGCTTACCAACTGCCTGCACAAGCTCATCCAAGTGATATGGGATGCCCAGAAAATACCTTAA